A single window of uncultured Pseudodesulfovibrio sp. DNA harbors:
- a CDS encoding response regulator transcription factor — MSDLLLIDDDPEVAELLSSYLQSEGFTLDSMYTGESGIQAAEKKSYELILLDVMLPDLSGFNVLSALRSSSNIPVIMLTGRGEEIDRVVGLEMGADDYIAKPFPLRELLARIRAVLRRYDISRSEGGTVKMLRKKSIEFGNVVIDRNTRNMTLDDNPVHLTSTEYDIVEQLALNMGAVVERNDLMEQALGRGVEFDDYVLNVHMSNLRKKLGAHVSIKTIRGRGYLLATSQGAAV; from the coding sequence ATGAGTGATCTGTTGTTGATAGATGACGATCCCGAGGTTGCGGAGCTCTTGTCCAGCTATCTTCAAAGCGAAGGGTTTACCCTTGATTCAATGTATACAGGTGAGTCTGGTATTCAAGCCGCTGAGAAAAAGTCGTATGAGCTGATTCTGCTTGATGTCATGTTGCCTGACCTGAGTGGATTCAATGTGCTTTCTGCCTTGAGATCTAGTTCAAATATTCCGGTGATTATGCTGACCGGGCGCGGAGAAGAGATTGACCGGGTGGTAGGATTGGAAATGGGGGCTGATGATTACATTGCCAAACCTTTTCCACTTCGTGAATTGCTGGCGAGAATTCGGGCCGTGCTTCGCCGGTATGACATCAGTCGATCTGAAGGCGGGACCGTGAAGATGCTCAGGAAGAAGAGTATTGAATTTGGTAATGTGGTCATTGATAGAAATACCCGCAACATGACCCTTGATGACAATCCCGTGCATTTGACTTCGACGGAGTATGATATCGTTGAACAGTTAGCCTTGAATATGGGGGCCGTGGTTGAACGAAATGATCTTATGGAGCAGGCGCTTGGTCGGGGTGTTGAGTTTGATGATTACGTCCTTAATGTTCATATGAGTAATCTGCGGAAAAAGCTGGGGGCACACGTCAGCATCAAGACTATTCGAGGAAGAGGATATCTACTCGCCACTTCACAAGGAGCGGCTGTCTAA
- the fliD gene encoding flagellar filament capping protein FliD, translated as MGYVSSVSSNVIAYEPVTTSGEVSFSGLGNGTDFQEIIDVTIDSESYQKEEYEAQKTETEYIISLLEQLESEMDELNTSLKDLDEPDEFYTMEGTSSGDEVDVEVTGEADVGVHTVIVDQLAQNDIWINSAQGYDTETTVVADTATTLDITFQGDTISIDIAAGTTLQGLVDTINGSVTARDKVEADLMFDGDSYYFVLKSTDSGEDNAITIDSTGSLNGMDPTGFANTQTAQNSKIKVDGFPDDPNQWIERDTNSIDDVINGMTLDLKETTGSDGVKISVDYDTDGMLDTIMDVVADMNQIILDIQVLTGRVTEEEDPETEAYTIDNYAMDIMYNELKSILSSGALGFTRYDEDEGGDYYNALSQIGFYTDTDEGSDTFGQLLVEEDELQEALDTDPEAVAALFSESGVGESDSDDFQVISVIDSVTPPGDHSVEYTISDGAITSATIDGKEAEIDGWTILGTDSTSTGLFISVGDHSDGDYSGTARVKQGKIGEISDALDAMSDEDTGTLSILIKNYEESVTSLDNQIYNEEKRLDTLETSLTRKYAALDATLSTYENLSAMLTSQLAQLD; from the coding sequence ATGGGATACGTCTCTTCTGTTTCCAGTAATGTCATTGCATACGAGCCTGTTACGACCTCTGGTGAAGTCTCATTCTCAGGACTGGGTAACGGGACGGACTTCCAGGAAATCATCGACGTCACCATTGATTCAGAAAGTTACCAGAAAGAAGAATACGAAGCCCAAAAGACTGAAACAGAATACATAATCAGCCTTTTGGAACAGCTGGAAAGCGAAATGGACGAACTCAACACCTCGCTGAAAGATTTGGACGAACCTGACGAGTTCTACACCATGGAAGGAACCAGCAGCGGCGATGAGGTCGATGTGGAAGTCACTGGCGAAGCGGATGTTGGAGTACACACTGTCATTGTTGACCAGTTGGCCCAAAATGACATCTGGATAAACAGCGCACAAGGATACGATACGGAAACTACTGTAGTCGCAGACACGGCCACAACTCTGGATATAACATTTCAGGGAGACACCATTTCCATCGACATAGCCGCCGGGACTACTCTTCAGGGCCTTGTGGACACTATTAACGGCAGCGTGACTGCACGCGACAAGGTCGAGGCCGACCTCATGTTCGACGGCGACAGTTATTACTTTGTCCTGAAAAGCACCGACTCCGGCGAAGATAACGCCATCACCATCGACAGCACGGGCTCACTGAACGGCATGGACCCGACTGGGTTCGCCAACACCCAGACAGCGCAAAACTCAAAAATCAAGGTAGATGGGTTCCCGGACGATCCAAACCAATGGATAGAACGCGACACCAATTCCATAGATGACGTAATAAACGGCATGACCCTTGATCTCAAAGAGACAACTGGAAGTGATGGAGTCAAGATATCAGTGGATTACGACACTGACGGGATGCTCGACACCATCATGGATGTGGTAGCCGACATGAACCAGATCATTCTCGACATTCAGGTTCTGACAGGTCGCGTCACTGAGGAGGAAGACCCGGAAACGGAAGCCTATACAATCGACAACTACGCCATGGACATCATGTACAACGAACTCAAAAGCATCCTGTCATCAGGCGCACTCGGGTTCACACGATATGACGAAGATGAAGGAGGAGATTATTACAACGCTCTGTCACAAATCGGATTTTATACCGACACGGATGAAGGGTCTGACACATTCGGTCAACTGCTCGTGGAAGAAGACGAATTACAGGAAGCTTTGGACACCGATCCCGAAGCCGTGGCCGCATTATTTTCCGAAAGCGGTGTTGGCGAATCAGACAGTGACGACTTCCAAGTCATCTCTGTTATCGATTCCGTAACGCCTCCGGGTGATCATTCGGTTGAATATACCATTTCCGATGGAGCGATCACCTCGGCAACTATTGACGGCAAAGAAGCTGAAATTGACGGCTGGACCATTCTCGGCACCGATTCGACCTCAACCGGTTTATTTATCTCGGTGGGAGACCATAGCGACGGGGACTATTCTGGCACGGCACGGGTAAAGCAGGGCAAAATCGGTGAAATATCAGACGCCCTTGATGCCATGTCAGATGAAGACACTGGAACCCTGTCCATTCTCATCAAAAACTATGAAGAAAGCGTCACTAGTCTGGACAATCAGATATACAATGAAGAAAAACGACTCGACACATTGGAAACATCACTGACACGCAAGTACGCTGCCCTCGATGCGACTTTAAGCACTTACGAAAACCTCAGCGCCATGCTCACGAGTCAATTGGCACAGCTTGATTAA
- a CDS encoding flagellar hook assembly protein FlgD, producing the protein MSIDTTSYYDSLVQSSAPDPVTITTDTEASSLSSDDFITLLLAELQYQDPTEPVDNAQMVDQMTQYSQLEQMTEMNEKMDALTESLGSMTAANGLDYLGKQVEADGSTISVSGDSISSLYFELPEDAASVTCNVYDSNGTIVDTETYTELDAGISAFTWDGTDYNGDTASNGIYYVVVSAQDSNGADIGVSTTTTGTVIGISNTDDGVILSLDDGRTVNMLDVTYATS; encoded by the coding sequence ATGAGTATCGACACCACAAGTTATTACGACTCACTGGTGCAGTCTTCTGCGCCTGATCCGGTCACCATCACCACAGATACTGAAGCCAGCTCCCTCTCCTCGGATGATTTCATCACGCTGTTGCTGGCCGAGTTGCAATATCAGGACCCAACAGAGCCTGTGGACAACGCACAGATGGTCGACCAGATGACCCAATACTCCCAGCTCGAACAGATGACAGAGATGAATGAAAAAATGGATGCCCTGACCGAAAGTCTTGGTTCCATGACCGCCGCCAACGGCTTGGACTACCTCGGCAAACAGGTCGAAGCAGACGGCTCAACCATCAGCGTGTCAGGGGATTCCATCTCCTCTCTATATTTTGAACTGCCCGAAGATGCCGCGTCAGTGACCTGCAACGTTTACGACAGCAACGGCACCATCGTGGACACCGAAACCTACACCGAACTGGATGCCGGGATCAGCGCATTCACGTGGGACGGCACTGATTACAACGGCGACACAGCGAGCAACGGCATATACTACGTGGTCGTTTCCGCACAAGACAGCAATGGAGCGGATATCGGCGTATCCACCACGACCACCGGCACCGTTATCGGCATCAGCAATACCGATGATGGCGTCATCCTTTCTCTCGACGACGGACGCACCGTGAACATGCTGGACGTCACATACGCCACCTCTTGA
- the flgL gene encoding flagellar hook-associated protein FlgL has translation MRISTSQIFSQSLNQMNTALNDVAELNMMESTQKKINRPSDDPAGMANIMNLNAYDQSLSGYMDNCGTATDSLDLADQALMQVSENIIAAMELAEQGSTETYTDEQLQMMALEMESYLDSILAISNTQMGADSLFAGDDLGNNAYEMGLGVTLPNDSLNDANFASMTGEIDSTVHVQFSEPGVIGTDEIDCQYSTDNGQTWTTATLAAGDTTIDVGTAQIEFTTGTPVTAADGNGNGTEFYLREAAHYTGSDTAMSVAISENTNVDMTTVGSTVFGGVDPATNMPYTEPNLFETLSDCIVYMETGNQDAVAACLDDLRDAHENVETGSANVGARENKISYTEQSLGLIREVTTNSISREEDANATQLIVELEQANYVYEAVLRSTADIMKMSILNYI, from the coding sequence ATGCGTATCAGCACATCACAAATATTTTCCCAGTCTCTCAACCAGATGAATACCGCGCTCAATGATGTAGCGGAACTCAACATGATGGAATCCACTCAAAAAAAAATCAACAGGCCGTCAGATGATCCCGCCGGAATGGCGAATATCATGAACCTGAACGCTTACGATCAATCCCTGAGTGGCTACATGGATAACTGCGGAACCGCCACGGACAGTCTTGATTTGGCAGATCAAGCATTAATGCAGGTCAGTGAAAATATCATAGCTGCCATGGAACTGGCTGAACAGGGATCGACCGAAACATACACTGATGAACAGCTCCAGATGATGGCTCTGGAAATGGAAAGCTACCTCGACAGTATACTCGCCATTTCCAACACCCAAATGGGGGCGGACTCTCTCTTTGCAGGAGATGACCTTGGCAATAATGCTTACGAAATGGGCCTTGGCGTCACGTTGCCAAATGACTCATTGAACGATGCGAACTTTGCTTCCATGACCGGTGAAATCGACAGCACGGTCCACGTCCAATTCAGTGAACCAGGTGTCATCGGAACTGATGAAATCGACTGCCAATATTCCACCGATAACGGTCAGACATGGACAACCGCCACACTTGCGGCTGGCGACACGACCATTGATGTCGGGACCGCCCAGATTGAATTCACAACAGGTACCCCGGTGACAGCGGCTGACGGCAACGGAAACGGCACTGAATTCTATCTGCGAGAAGCGGCCCATTACACAGGAAGTGACACAGCCATGTCCGTTGCCATTTCCGAAAACACCAATGTGGATATGACCACCGTGGGCAGTACTGTCTTCGGCGGTGTCGACCCGGCAACCAACATGCCTTACACAGAACCCAATCTCTTCGAGACCTTAAGCGACTGCATCGTCTACATGGAAACTGGCAATCAGGATGCAGTGGCCGCATGTCTCGACGATTTGCGCGACGCTCATGAAAATGTCGAAACTGGTTCGGCCAACGTCGGCGCGAGAGAAAACAAAATTTCCTACACCGAGCAATCCTTGGGGCTGATCCGGGAAGTGACCACAAACAGTATCAGCCGCGAGGAAGACGCCAACGCAACTCAACTGATTGTCGAGCTTGAACAGGCCAATTACGTCTATGAAGCTGTGCTCAGATCGACTGCTGACATCATGAAAATGAGCATACTCAATTATATTTAA
- a CDS encoding TOBE domain-containing protein, producing MSSVKSSSKAYPRDFFNVSEHVNYLEPSEMRDFEQAFKEWKIAAVRADSVQARERMWLIFLMLRHTGARLGEILSLDDTTAFDAEGPFVRLGREGRIREVPLSNELFTEVMAALEGPLGCGLRGTFFQVDPGYFRRICYARGKECGLSKDHVCPKSLRNTRAVEMLRSGVPITIVKEVLGQSSLDLTANFQQFSTGDMQSIVRTAHNVMRKRTSARNSFVGHVVGVVEDSVMAEVTMETRSGMILSAVITADSLRNLKLVKGAPVIATVKAPLVNVISCRKTPVGSARNRFKGTVIRVTDSPVLSEVLGRLPDGSDVCALISEQSARNLDLQHGDDVEFWFKALSVVLNTVQL from the coding sequence ATGAGCAGTGTCAAATCATCCAGCAAGGCCTACCCCCGAGACTTTTTTAATGTGTCGGAGCATGTGAATTATCTGGAACCGTCTGAAATGCGTGATTTTGAACAGGCGTTCAAGGAGTGGAAGATCGCGGCAGTTCGTGCGGACAGTGTGCAGGCAAGGGAGCGTATGTGGCTTATCTTTTTGATGCTCAGGCATACGGGTGCGCGCTTGGGAGAGATACTTTCTCTTGATGATACAACCGCCTTTGATGCTGAAGGACCGTTTGTTCGTTTGGGACGGGAAGGAAGAATTCGGGAAGTGCCACTTTCAAACGAGTTGTTTACCGAGGTAATGGCAGCTCTTGAAGGGCCGTTGGGATGTGGCTTGCGAGGGACTTTTTTTCAAGTTGACCCTGGGTACTTTCGGCGTATCTGTTATGCTCGCGGGAAGGAATGCGGGTTGTCCAAAGACCATGTCTGTCCAAAATCTTTGCGCAACACACGGGCCGTGGAGATGCTTCGCAGCGGTGTCCCCATCACGATTGTTAAGGAAGTCCTTGGTCAGTCTTCGCTCGATTTGACGGCGAATTTCCAACAGTTTTCGACAGGTGATATGCAGTCCATTGTGCGGACAGCCCATAATGTCATGCGTAAACGGACCAGTGCGCGGAACTCTTTTGTCGGTCATGTTGTCGGTGTTGTCGAGGATTCGGTCATGGCGGAAGTGACGATGGAAACAAGATCGGGCATGATACTTTCTGCCGTCATTACCGCAGACAGTCTTCGGAATTTGAAGCTCGTGAAAGGTGCGCCTGTCATTGCTACAGTCAAGGCCCCGCTGGTCAACGTCATTTCGTGCCGTAAAACACCGGTTGGCAGTGCGAGGAATCGATTCAAGGGGACTGTTATTCGTGTGACCGATTCTCCTGTGCTCTCAGAAGTGTTGGGGCGCTTACCGGATGGTTCTGACGTGTGTGCGCTTATTTCTGAACAGAGTGCCAGGAATCTTGACTTGCAACACGGCGATGATGTTGAGTTCTGGTTCAAGGCTCTTTCCGTGGTTTTGAATACTGTCCAACTGTAA
- a CDS encoding flagellar hook protein FlgE, with protein sequence MSITGSMYAGISGLQAQSQATSVVSSNLANSTTTGYKSSSIVFEDVFYSTVYAGNSADQVGNGVSVASINTDFSQGAYQSTNSVTDVAINGDGFYMLVDPDTDNIYYTRAGNFTFDTNGYLVDAHGNRVQGWEMADDSISGGLTDIQLDNSQSPPNATSEISFSLNLDSTSTDNSTSTTSPYTALFDAYDGTAEPPMDDSRYAYQTTISTYDENGAAHDMTIYFDPVETTDGDLVWEYVLTCDASEDMRDFNGTEMSTTSGAGALMTGTMTFSSSGDLQSMTAFTLSDTPTDPTDPMAAENWELAEFDTNGLPIFDTNSTGSDENQEITLDLGISNSDYSTGTGWDTTGGIDSLDDLNAATITDDLPSFNTGVLATGATTSTTSGSATFSLNQDGYAPGVLIDVSISENGVLSGRYTNGQTQELYTLGLADFTNTQGLYSEGSNLFSATTESGQAYIGTPGSAGFGSIASNVLEQSNVDTATELTNLIIIQAAYQANSKVVTTADTLLQTAIGMKR encoded by the coding sequence ATGAGTATTACAGGATCAATGTACGCAGGGATTTCCGGTCTTCAGGCACAAAGTCAGGCGACTTCGGTGGTCAGCAGCAACCTCGCGAACTCCACAACCACTGGCTACAAAAGTTCATCCATCGTTTTCGAAGATGTTTTCTACAGCACGGTCTACGCAGGCAACAGCGCTGACCAGGTCGGTAACGGTGTATCCGTGGCCTCCATCAATACCGACTTTTCCCAAGGAGCATACCAATCCACCAACTCAGTTACTGACGTGGCCATCAACGGTGACGGATTCTACATGCTCGTGGACCCGGACACAGACAATATCTATTACACCCGCGCTGGCAACTTTACCTTTGACACGAATGGCTACCTCGTAGATGCCCACGGCAATCGTGTTCAGGGGTGGGAAATGGCAGACGATTCCATCTCCGGCGGGTTGACCGATATCCAACTGGACAACTCTCAGTCCCCGCCCAACGCCACCAGCGAAATCAGCTTCTCGTTGAACCTCGATTCTACATCCACGGATAACAGCACATCCACCACCAGCCCATACACAGCACTGTTTGATGCCTATGACGGTACGGCAGAACCACCCATGGACGACTCCCGTTATGCATATCAGACAACCATCTCGACATATGATGAAAACGGTGCCGCTCATGACATGACCATATATTTCGATCCCGTTGAAACCACTGACGGCGATCTGGTCTGGGAATACGTCCTGACTTGTGACGCCAGCGAAGACATGCGTGATTTCAACGGCACTGAAATGAGCACCACAAGCGGTGCGGGCGCACTCATGACCGGCACCATGACGTTCTCCTCTTCCGGTGATCTGCAAAGCATGACTGCGTTCACCCTCTCGGACACGCCGACGGACCCAACCGATCCCATGGCTGCCGAGAACTGGGAACTGGCGGAATTCGACACCAACGGGCTGCCCATCTTCGACACCAATTCCACCGGCTCCGACGAAAATCAGGAAATCACACTGGACCTCGGCATATCGAACTCGGACTACAGCACAGGCACCGGTTGGGACACCACCGGCGGCATTGACTCACTGGATGACTTGAACGCGGCAACCATTACCGACGACCTGCCTTCATTCAATACGGGCGTTCTTGCCACAGGCGCCACCACCAGCACGACCTCCGGGTCCGCCACATTCAGCCTGAATCAGGACGGCTATGCACCCGGCGTACTGATCGATGTTTCCATCAGCGAAAACGGCGTGCTTTCAGGTCGATATACCAATGGGCAGACACAAGAACTGTACACTCTCGGACTGGCAGACTTCACCAACACACAGGGGCTCTACTCCGAAGGAAGCAACCTATTTTCGGCCACCACTGAATCCGGACAGGCCTATATAGGCACTCCCGGCTCCGCAGGCTTCGGCTCCATAGCCTCCAACGTTCTGGAACAATCCAACGTGGACACAGCCACGGAACTGACCAACCTCATCATTATCCAAGCCGCGTATCAGGCCAACTCCAAAGTCGTCACTACGGCAGACACTCTGCTCCAGACAGCCATTGGTATGAAGCGATAA
- the flgK gene encoding flagellar hook-associated protein FlgK produces MINNLYNIGLKSLQNAQVSIDNASNNIANADTPGYQQTEAIYETGDSITIQGLTVGTGADVVAIQSAFDEFVEAQYLDASADLACQNAAYQYLYQLDSLLNQTDGGLSTSLDNFFLAWNELSTDPDSLSAREALLGETQSLIYGLNSTAEQLEGVEESINTEIQSEISEANQLIEDIALSNAAIAANPNDLQAIAERDQMIRNLDAIIGVNALYKSNGEVTIMTEEGYTMVDGTETHSLVYGDPNATASLIRDSDYDGTIEFSGSSSEELLLEFVSTGPDGTAEFKVSTDGGKTWLEDENGDTMLYTAGDENSPVEIEGVEIWFEGSTADHATGDRYAVTPKSGLYWETGDGSLQNITPMTDASGQGVSGRTSGGSLAGLYTARDDTVLPTLDALDDIANALIWEVNAEHAQGAGLEHHTGLTGSYSMEDSSALLSNSGLTYADNIQAGELELVTYNADGTVSTSAVISVDPATNSMDDIINSINTLYAGELTASVNGDGQLQIAAASDVSFEIAGDSSNLLAATGMNTFFTGSDASTIAIDSYIATDTAHINSGVVGDDGLVSSGNNDVANAMMTLSSENVSVGTMSTTLSGALSTLVSDVGSATYSTELKLTYAQTSAQYLYDQQASVSEVNVDEELLDLTKYQQQYQAAAEIISVTRTMMDTILDMV; encoded by the coding sequence ATGATCAACAATCTGTATAATATCGGGCTGAAGTCACTGCAAAATGCGCAAGTGTCCATCGACAATGCGTCGAACAACATCGCCAATGCAGACACTCCCGGATACCAACAGACAGAGGCCATTTACGAAACCGGCGATTCCATCACCATACAAGGTCTCACTGTCGGCACGGGTGCGGACGTGGTGGCCATCCAGTCGGCATTCGATGAATTTGTGGAAGCGCAATATCTCGACGCCTCCGCAGATTTGGCCTGTCAAAACGCAGCCTATCAATACCTGTATCAACTCGACTCACTGCTAAACCAAACGGACGGTGGACTCAGTACATCGCTGGATAATTTCTTCCTGGCCTGGAATGAGTTGAGCACTGACCCGGACTCGCTGTCCGCACGTGAAGCCCTATTGGGTGAAACGCAATCATTAATCTACGGTCTCAATTCCACAGCAGAACAACTTGAAGGTGTGGAAGAAAGCATCAACACGGAAATCCAGAGCGAAATAAGCGAAGCCAATCAACTCATCGAAGACATAGCCCTGTCGAATGCGGCCATTGCAGCCAATCCAAATGATCTTCAAGCCATTGCCGAACGCGATCAGATGATCCGTAATCTCGATGCGATCATCGGAGTCAACGCGCTTTACAAATCCAATGGGGAAGTCACGATCATGACCGAAGAGGGATATACCATGGTGGATGGAACTGAAACGCACAGCCTTGTCTATGGCGATCCGAATGCTACGGCTTCACTGATTCGTGACTCTGATTATGATGGAACTATCGAGTTCTCCGGGTCATCAAGTGAAGAACTCCTTCTTGAATTCGTTTCTACCGGCCCGGACGGAACAGCGGAATTCAAAGTCTCCACCGACGGCGGCAAGACCTGGTTGGAAGACGAAAACGGCGACACCATGCTCTACACGGCGGGTGACGAGAATTCCCCGGTTGAGATCGAAGGGGTAGAGATATGGTTTGAGGGCAGTACAGCAGATCATGCAACAGGTGATCGATACGCCGTTACCCCCAAAAGTGGTCTGTATTGGGAAACCGGTGATGGTTCATTACAAAACATCACCCCCATGACCGATGCATCGGGGCAGGGAGTCTCCGGGCGTACTTCAGGAGGAAGTCTGGCGGGGCTTTATACGGCACGAGATGACACAGTTCTCCCCACCCTTGACGCACTGGATGACATAGCCAATGCCCTCATCTGGGAAGTCAACGCCGAACATGCGCAGGGGGCCGGACTGGAACATCACACAGGACTGACTGGCAGCTACAGCATGGAAGATTCCAGCGCCCTGCTCAGCAACAGTGGTCTCACATACGCCGACAATATTCAGGCCGGAGAGCTTGAATTGGTGACATACAACGCAGACGGAACGGTCTCCACTTCGGCTGTCATATCCGTTGATCCGGCCACGAATTCCATGGATGACATCATCAATTCCATCAACACACTCTATGCAGGAGAACTCACGGCATCCGTCAACGGTGACGGGCAACTGCAAATCGCAGCAGCCTCGGACGTAAGTTTCGAGATTGCAGGAGACTCATCAAACCTTCTTGCCGCGACAGGCATGAATACCTTTTTCACGGGTTCGGATGCTTCGACCATTGCAATAGACAGTTACATCGCAACCGACACCGCACACATCAACAGCGGAGTCGTTGGTGACGACGGTCTGGTTTCATCTGGAAACAACGATGTAGCCAACGCAATGATGACTCTTTCAAGCGAAAACGTCTCTGTAGGAACCATGAGCACAACACTCAGTGGTGCCCTTTCAACGCTTGTATCTGACGTTGGTTCAGCAACCTATTCCACAGAACTCAAGCTGACCTATGCCCAGACTTCAGCCCAATACCTTTACGACCAACAGGCCTCTGTCAGTGAAGTAAATGTTGACGAAGAGCTTCTCGATCTCACCAAGTATCAACAACAATACCAAGCTGCTGCAGAAATAATCTCTGTCACGCGAACCATGATGGATACCATTTTGGACATGGTCTAA
- a CDS encoding flagellin, producing the protein MSLVVNNNLMANSAARYLNNAYSALGTSTERLSSGLRVNSAADDAAGLAVRELMRSDISTLNQGVRNANDGISMIQTADGALSVIDEKLIRMKELAEQAATGTYTDSQRELIDDEYQAMASEITRIANATDFNGIYLLNGNLSGDGLTVHFGTGNDATEDKYAITIDNCTASALGVGSNSTTGVGAAVSTQELAQNSLDALNSAIVSKDKVRANLGSMQNRLSATISNLEVQAENLQAAESRISDVDVATEMTEYTKQQIITQSAVAMLSQANSLPQMALSLIG; encoded by the coding sequence ATGTCTCTGGTCGTTAACAACAACTTAATGGCAAACTCGGCAGCCCGGTATCTGAACAACGCATACAGTGCTTTGGGCACCTCAACGGAACGCCTGTCTTCTGGTCTGCGCGTCAACAGCGCAGCGGATGATGCAGCTGGACTGGCAGTCCGCGAGCTTATGCGCTCCGACATCTCAACCCTCAACCAAGGGGTCAGGAACGCCAATGACGGCATTTCCATGATCCAGACAGCAGACGGCGCGCTTTCCGTCATTGATGAAAAGCTCATCCGTATGAAGGAACTGGCTGAGCAGGCCGCCACCGGTACGTACACCGACAGCCAGCGTGAACTTATCGACGATGAGTATCAGGCCATGGCTTCGGAAATTACCCGTATCGCCAATGCTACTGACTTCAACGGCATTTACTTGCTCAACGGCAATCTGTCCGGCGACGGACTGACAGTTCACTTCGGTACTGGCAACGATGCCACTGAGGACAAGTACGCCATTACCATCGACAATTGCACAGCATCAGCTCTCGGGGTGGGCTCAAACAGCACTACCGGAGTCGGCGCTGCCGTTTCCACTCAGGAACTCGCCCAGAATTCTCTGGACGCACTCAACTCGGCCATCGTGTCCAAGGACAAAGTCCGAGCCAACCTGGGGTCAATGCAAAACAGACTCTCGGCAACCATTTCCAATCTGGAAGTCCAGGCGGAAAACCTTCAGGCTGCCGAATCCCGTATCTCCGATGTGGACGTAGCAACTGAGATGACCGAGTACACCAAGCAGCAGATCATAACCCAATCTGCCGTGGCCATGCTCTCACAGGCCAACTCACTCCCGCAGATGGCCTTGTCACTCATCGGCTAG
- a CDS encoding sigma-70 family RNA polymerase sigma factor, with the protein MSSTLIEIENNFGNISYDELFKRHSKLIFRLIYNFINAKNIRLHNSEVDDVFQEIALKIYKNNYLSKYNKEKSSFITWLNIICKTTTIDYYRKKIRWTESVLTEAHSTTNESSIDTAMFSLPAGVLTARQTEVITLLFKEGMVACEVATALGITTRTVRSIKFQALNRLRGYYGATTALHEISVSENPKRKVS; encoded by the coding sequence ATGAGTAGCACATTAATTGAAATAGAAAATAATTTTGGCAACATATCATATGATGAACTCTTTAAAAGACATTCTAAACTGATATTTAGACTCATTTATAACTTCATCAATGCAAAAAATATAAGACTGCACAACAGTGAAGTTGATGACGTATTTCAAGAAATTGCATTGAAAATTTACAAAAACAACTACCTTTCTAAATATAATAAAGAAAAAAGCTCATTTATAACATGGCTTAATATCATCTGTAAAACAACTACAATTGATTATTACAGAAAAAAAATCCGCTGGACAGAATCAGTACTCACCGAGGCTCATTCCACCACTAATGAATCAAGCATTGATACGGCAATGTTCAGCCTCCCGGCGGGAGTTCTTACAGCCAGACAGACAGAAGTCATAACGCTACTTTTCAAAGAAGGAATGGTGGCCTGCGAAGTTGCAACGGCATTGGGAATCACAACCAGAACCGTCAGAAGCATCAAGTTCCAGGCCCTGAACAGACTTCGTGGATATTACGGCGCCACAACAGCTCTGCACGAAATAAGCGTCTCTGAAAATCCCAAGAGGAAAGTCTCATGA